In Chlorocebus sabaeus isolate Y175 chromosome 5, mChlSab1.0.hap1, whole genome shotgun sequence, one genomic interval encodes:
- the CACNA1H gene encoding voltage-dependent T-type calcium channel subunit alpha-1H isoform X2, whose amino-acid sequence MTEGARAADEVRVPLGAPPPGPAAAVGASPESPGVPGREAEQGSEPGVSPPESPAAERGAELGADEEQRVPYPALAATVFFCLGQTTRPRSWCLRLVCNPWFEHVSMLVIMLNCVTLGMFRPCEDVECGSERCNILEAFDAFIFAFFAVEMVIKMVALGLFGQKCYLGDTWNRLDFFIVVAGMMEYSLDGHNVSLSAIRTVRVLRPLRAINRVPSMRILVTLLLDTLPMLGNVLLLCFFVFFIFGIVGVQLWAGLLRNRCFLDSAFVRNNNLTFLRPYYQTEEGEENPFICSSRRDNGMQKCSHIPSRRELRVPCTLGWEAYVQPQAEGVGATRNACINWNQYYNVCRSGDSNPHNGAINFDNIGYAWIAIFQVITLEGWVDIMYYVMDAHSFYNFIYFILLIIVGSFFMINLCLVVIATQFSETKQRESQLMREQRARHLSNDSTLASFSEPGSCYEELLKYVGHIFRKVKRRGLRLYARWQSRWRKKVDPSAVQGQGPGHRQHRAGRHTASVHHLVYHHHHHHHHHYHFSHSSPRRPGPEPGACDTRLVRAGAPPSPPSPGSRAPDAESVHSIYHADCHIEGPQERAQVARAAATAAASLKLATGLGTMNYPTILPSGMGSGRGSTSPGPKGKWASGPPGTGGHSPLSLNSPDPYEKIQHVVGEHGLGQAPGHLSGLSVPCPLPSPPAGTLTCELKSCPYCTRALEDPEGELSGSESGDSDGHGIYEFTQDVRHGDRRDPMQPPPATDTPGPGSPPRRAQQRASPGEPGKLGHLWATFSGKLRRIVDSKYFSRGIMMAILVNTLSMGVEYHEQPEELTHALEISNIVFTSMFALEMLLKLLACGPLGYIRNPYNIFDGIIVVISVWEIVGQADGGLSVLRTFRLLRVLKLVRFLPALRRQLVVLVKTMDNVATFCTLLMLFIFIFSILGMHLFGCKFSLKTDTGDTVPDRKNFDSLLWAIVTVFQILTQEDWNVVLYNGMASTSSWAALYFVALMTFGNYVLFNLLVAILVEGFQAEGDANRSDTDEDKTSVHFEEDFHKLRELQTTELKMCSLAVTPNGHLEGRGSLSPPLIMCTAATPMPTPKSSPYLDAAPSLPDSRRGSSSSGDPPPGDQKPPASLRSSPCAPWGPNGAWSSRRSSWSSLGRAPSLKRRSQCGERESLLSGEGKGSTDDEAEDGRATPGPRATPLRRAESLDPRPLRPAPLPATKCRDCNGQMVALPSEFFLRVDSHREDAAELDDDLEDSCCFRLHKVLEPYKPQWCRSREAWALYLFSPQNRFRVSCQKIITHKMFDHVVLVFIFLNCVTIALERPDIDPGSTERVFLSVSNYIFTAIFVAEMMVKVVALGLLSGEHAYLQSSWNLLDGLLVLVSLVDIVVAMASAGGAKILGVLRVLRLLRTLRPLRVISRAPGLKLVVETLISSLRPIGNIVLICCAFFIIFGILGVQLFKGKFYYCEGGDTRNISTKAQCRAAHYRWVRRKYNFDNLGQALMSLFVLSSKDGWVNIMYDGLDAVGVDQQPVQNHNPWMLLYFISFLLIVSFFVLNMFVGVVVENFHKCRQHQEAEEARRREEKRLRRLERRRRSTFPSPEAQRRPYYADYSPTRRSIHSLCTSHYLDLFITFIICVNVITMSMEHYNQPKSLDEALKYCNYVFTIVFVFEAALKLVAFGFRRFFKDRSDAAEPRRGPRACAPSLWPPRWNQLDLAIVLLSLMGITLEEIEMSAALPINPTIIRIMRVLRIARVLKLLKMATGMRALLDTVVQALPQVGNLGLLFMLLFFIYAALGVELFGRLECSEDNPCEGLSRHATFSNFGMAFLTLFRVSTGDNWNGIMKDTLRECTREDKHCLSYLPALSPVYFVTFVLVAQFVLVNVVVAVLMKHLEESNKEAREDAELDAEIELELAQGPGGARQVDADRPPSPQESPGTRDTPNLLVARKVSVSRMLSLPNDSYMFRPVVPASAPHPRPLQEVEMETYGASTPLGSVASAHSPPEESCASLQIPLAVSSPARSSETLHTLSPRGTARSPSLSRLLCRQEAVRADSLEGQIDGPRDTLDPVETGEKTLVRPVSQGGSLQSPPRSPRPASIRTRKHTSGQRCVSSRTAAPGGEEAEASDPADEEVSHITSSACPWQPTAEPQGPEASPVAGSERDLRRLYSVDAQGFLDKPGRADEQWRPSAELGSGEPGEAKAWGPEAEPALGARRKKKMSPPCISVEPPAEDEGSARPPAAEGGSTTLRRRTPSCEATPHRDSLEPTEGSGTGGDPAAKGERWGQASCRAEHLTVPSFAFEPLDLGGPSGDPFLDGSHSVTPEPRASSSGAIVPLEPPETEPLMPLSDPPEKRRGLYLTVPQCPLEKPGSPSATPAPGDGTDDPV is encoded by the exons GCATGCGAATCCTGGTCACTCTGCTGCTGGACACGCTGCCCATGCTCGGGAACGTCCTTCTGCTCTGCTTCTTCGTCTTCTTCATTTTCGGCATCGTTGGTGTCCAGCTCTGGGCTGGCCTCCTGCGGAACCGCTGCTTCCTGGACAGTGCCTTTGTCAG GAACAACAATCTGACCTTCCTGCGGCCGTACTACCAGACGGAGGAGGGCGAGGAGAACCCGTTCATCTGCTCCTCGCGCCGAGACAATGGCATGCAGAAGTGCTCGCACATCCCCAGCCGCCGTGAGCTGCGCGTGCCCTGCACGCTGGGCTGGGAGGCCTACGTGCAGCCACAGGCCGAGGGGGTGGGCGCCACACGCAATGCCTGCATCAACTGGAACCAGTACTACAACGTTTGCCGCTCGGGCGACTCCAACCCCCACAACGGTGCCATCAACTTCGACAACATTGGCTACGCCTGGATCGCCATCTTCCAG GTGATCACGCTGGAAGGCTGGGTGGACATCATGTACTACGTCATGGACGCCCACTCGTTCTACAATTTCATCTATTTCATCTTGCTCATCATC GTGGGTTCCTTCTTCATGATCAACCTGTGCCTGGTGGTGATTGCCACGCAGTTCTCAGAGACAAAGCAGCGGGAGAGCCAGCTGATGCGGGAGCAGCGGGCGCGCCACCTATCCAACGACAGCACACTGGCCAGCTTCTCCGAGCCTGGCAGCTGCTACGAAGAGCTGCTGAAGTATGTGGGCCACATATTCCGCAAGGTCAAGCGGCGCGGCTTGCGCCTCTATGCCCGCTGGCAGAGCCGCTGGCGCAAGAAGGTGGACCCTAGCGCTGTGCAAGGCCAGGGTCCCGGGCACCGCCAGCACCGGGCGGGCAGGCACACAGCCTCGGTGCACCACCTggtctaccaccaccaccaccaccaccaccaccactaccatttCAGCCACAGCAGCCCCCGCAGGCCCGGCCCTGAGCCAGGCGCCTGCGACACCAGGCTGGTGCGGGCCGGTGCGCCCCCCTCACCACCCTCCCCAGGCAGCAGAGCACCCGACGCAGAGTCTGTGCACAGCATCTACCATGCCGACTGCCACATAGAGGGACCGCAGGAGAGGGCCCAGGTGGCACGTGCCGCCGCCACCGCTGCCGCCAGCCTCAAACTGGCCACAGGGCTGGGCACCATGAACTACCCCACCATCCTGCCCTCAGGGATGGGCAGCGGCAGAGGCAGCACCAGCCCCGGACCCAAGGGGAAGTGGGCCAGTGGGCCACCAGGCACTGGGGGGCACAGCCCCTTGAGCTTGAATAGCCCCGATCCCTACGAGAAGATCCAGCATGTGGTCGGGGAGCATG GACTGGGCCAGGCCCCTGGCCATCTGTCAGGCCTCAGCGTGCCCTGCCCCCTGCCCAGCCCCCCAGCAGGCACGCTGACCTGTGAGCTGAAGAGCTGCCCATACTGCACCCGTGCCCTGGAGGACCCGGAGGGGGAGCTCAGTGGCTCAGAGAGTGGAGACTCAGATGGCCATGGCATCTACGAATTCACGCAGGACGTCCGGCACGGTGACCGCCGGGATCCCATGCAACCACCCCCTGCGACGGACACACCAGGCCCAGGCAGCCCCCCGCGGCGGGCACAGCAGAGGGCATCCCCGGGCGAGCCAGGCAAACTGGGCCACCTCTGGGCTACCTTCAGCGGCAAGCTGCGCCGCATCGTGGACAGCAAGTACTTCAGCCGCGGCATCATGATGGCCATCCTCGTCAACACGCTGAGCATGGGCGTGGAGTACCATGAGCAG CCCGAGGAACTGACTCACGCCCTGGAGATCAGCAACATTGTGTTCACCAGCATGTTCGCCTTGGAGATGTTGCTGAAACTGCTGGCCTGTGGCCCTTTGGGTTACATCCGGAACCCGTACAACATCTTCGATGGCATCATCGTGGTCATTAG CGTCTGGGAGATCGTGGGGCAGGCGGACGGCGGTCTGTCTGTGCTGCGCACCTTCCGGCTGCTGCGTGTGCTGAAGCTGGTGCGCTTCCTGCCAGCACTGCGGCGCCAGCTTGTGGTACTGGTGAAGACCATGGACAACGTGGCCACCTTCTGCACGCTGCTCATGCTCTTCATTTTCATCTTCAG CATCCTGGGCATGCACCTTTTCGGTTGCAAGTTCAGCCTGAAGACAGACACCGGAGACACCGTGCCCGACAGAAAGAACTTTGACTCCTTGCTGTGGGCCATCGTCACCGTGTTCCAG ATCCTGACCCAGGAGGACTGGAACGTGGTCCTGTACAACGGCatggcctccacctcctcctgggCCGCCCTCTACTTCGTGGCCCTCATGACCTTTGGCAACTACGTGCTCTTCAACCTGCTGGTGGCCATCCTTGTGGAGGGCTTTCAGGCGGAG GGTGACGCCAACAGATCCGACACGGACGAGGACAAGACATCGGTCCACTTCGAGGAGGACTTCCACAAGCTCAGAGAGCTccagactacag AGCTGAAGATGTGCTCCCTGGCCGTGACCCCCAACGGGCACCTGGAGGGACGAGGcagcctgtcccctcccctcATCATGTGCACGGCGGCCACACCCATGCCTACTCCCAAGAGCTCACCATACCTGGACGCAGCCCCCAGCCTCCCAGACTCTCGACGTGGCAGCAGCAGCTCCGGAGACCCGCCCCCGGGAGACCAGAAGCCTCCG GCCAGCCTCCGAAGTTCTCCCTGCGCCCCCTGGGGCCCCAATGGCGCCTGGAGCAGCCGGCGTTCCAGCTGGAGCAGCCTGGGCCGTGCCCCCAGCCTCAAGCGCCGCAGCCAGTGCGGGGAGCGTGAGTCCTTGCTGTCCGGCGAGGGCAAGGGCAGTACTGACGATGAAGCCGAGGACGGCAGGGCCACACCCGGGCCCCGTGCCACCCCACTGCGGCGGGCCGAGTCCCTGGACCCACGGCCCCTCCGGCCGGCCCCCCTCCCAGCTACCAAGTGTCGCGACTGCAACGGGCAGATGGTGGCCCTGCCCAGCGAGTTCTTCCTACGCGTCGACAGCCACCGGGAGGATGCGGCCGAGCTTGACGACGACTTGGAGGAT AGCTGCTGCTTCCGCCTACACAAAGTTCTGGAGCCCTACAAGCCCCAGTGGTGCCGGAGCCGGGAGGCCTGGGCCCTCTACCTCTTCTCCCCACAGAACCG GTTCCGCGTCTCCTGCCAGAAGATCATCACGCACAAGATGTTTGATCACGTGGTCCTCGTCTTCATCTTCCTCAACTGTGTCACCATCGCCCTGGAGAGGCCTGACATTGACCCCGGCAGCACC GAGCGGGTCTTCCTCAGCGTCTCCAATTACATCTTCACGGCCATCTTCGTGGCGGAGATGATGGTGAAG GTGGTGGCCCTGGGGCTGCTCTCGGGCGAGCACGCCtacctccagagcagctggaacCTGCTGGACGGGCTGCTGGTGCTGGTGTCCCTGGTCGACATTGTCGTGGCCATGGCCTCAGCTGGTGGCGCCAAGATCCTGGGCGTTCTGCGCGTGCTGCGTCTGCTGCGGACCTTGCGGCCTCTAAG GGTCATCAGCCGGGCCCCAGGCCTCAAGCTGGTGGTGGAGACGCTGATCTCGTCACTCAGGCCCATCGGAAACATCGTCCTCATCTGCTGCGCCTTCTTCATCATTTTTGGCATCTTGGGTGTGCAG CTCTTCAAAGGAAAGTTCTACTACTGCGAGGGCGGCGACACCAGGAACATCTCCACCAAGGCGCAGTGCCGGGCCGCCCACTACCGCTGGGTGAGGCGCAAGTACAACTTCGACAACCTGGGCCAG GCCCTGATGTCGCTGTTCGTGCTGTCGTCCAAGGACGGCTGGGTGAACATCATGTACGACGGGCTGGACGCTGTCGGTGTGGACCAGCAG CCCGTGCAGAACCACAACCCCTGGATGCTGCTGTACTTCATCTCCTTCCTGCTCATCGTCAGCTTCTTCGTGCTCAACATGTTCGTGGGTGTCGTGGTCGAGAACTTCCACAAGTGCCGGCAGcaccaggaggcggaggaggcgCGGCGGCGTGAGGAGAAGCGGCTACGGCGCCTGGAGAGGAGGCGCAGGA GCACTTTCCCCAGCCCAG AGGCCCAGCGCCGGCCCTACTATGCTGACTACTCGCCCACCCGCCGCTCCATTCACTCGCTGTGCACCAGCCACTATCTCGACCTCTTCATCACCTTCATTATCTGCGTCAACGTCATCACTATGTCCATGGAGCACTATAACCAACCGAAG TCGCTGGACGAGGCCCTCAAGTACTGCAACTACGTGTTCACCATCGTGTTTGTCTTCGAGGCTGCACTGAAGCTGGTGGCATTTGGGTTCCGTCGGTTCTTCAAGGACAG AAGTGATGCTGCTGAGCCGAGGCGGGGACCCCGGGCGTGTGCTCCGAGCCTGTGGCCTCCCAGGTGGAACCAGCTGGACCTGGCCATCGTGCTGCTGTCACTCATGGGCATCACACTGGAGGAGATAGAGATGAGCGCTGCGCTGCCCATCAACCCCACCATCATCCGCATCATGCGTGTGCTCCGCATCGCCCGGG TGCTGAAGCTGCTGAAAATGGCCACGGGCATGCGCGCCCTGCTGGACACCGTCGTGCAAGCCCTGCCCCAG GTGGGCAACCTGGGCCTTCTTTTCATGCTCCTGTTTTTTATCTATGCTGCACTGGGAGTggagctgttcgggaggctgg AGTGCAGTGAAGACAACCCCTGTGAGGGCCTGAGCAGGCACGCCACCTTCAGCAACTTCGGCATGGCCTTCCTCACACTGTTCCGAGTGTCCACGGGGGACAACTGGAACGGGATCATGAAG GACACGCTGCGCGAGTGCACCCGTGAGGACAAGCACTGCCTGAGCTACCTGCCAGCGCTGTCGCCCGTCTACTTCGTGACCTTTGTGCTGGTGGCCCAGTTCGTGCTGGTGAACGTGGTGGTGGCCGTGCTCATGAAGCACCTGGAGGAGAGCAACAAGGAGGCACGCGAGGATGCAGAGTTGGACGCCGAGATCGAGCTGGAGCTAGCGCAGGGCCCTGGGGGTGCACGCCAGGTGGATGCAGACAGGCCTCCCTCGCCCCAGGAGAGTCCGGGCACCAGAGACACCCCAAACCTCCTTGTCGCACGCAAGGTGTCCGTGTCCAGGATGCTCTCGCTGCCCAACGACAGCTACATGTTCCGGCCTGTGGTGCCTGCCTCGGCGCCCCACCCCCGCCCGCTGcaggaggtggagatggagaCCTATGGGGCCAGCACCCCCCTGG GCTCTGTGGCCTCTGCACACTCGCCGCCCGAGGAGTCCTGTGCCTCCCTCCAGATCCCATTGGCTGTGTCATCCCCAGCCAGGAGCAGCGAGACCCTCCACACCCTGTCCCCTCGGGGCACAGCCCGCTCCCCCAGCCTCAGCCGGCTGCTCTGCAGACAG GAGGCCGTGCGCGCTGATTCCTTGGAAGGGCAGATTGACGGCCCTAGGGACACCCTGGACCCTGTGGAGACTGGCGAGAAAACCCTGGTGAGGCCGGTGTCCCAGGGGGGCTCCCTGCAGTCTCCCCCACGCTCCCCACGGCCTGCCAGCATCCGCACCCGGAAGCACACCTCTGGACAGCGCTGCGTCTCCAGCCGGACGGCAGCTCCAGGCGGAGAGGAGGCCGAGGCCTCGGACCCAGCCGACGAGGAGGTCAGCCACATCACCAGCTCTGCCTGCCCCTGGCAGCCCACGGCTGAGCCCCAGGGCCCCGAAGCCTCTCCAGTGGCCGGCAGCGAGCGGGACCTGCGCAGGCTCTACAGCGTGGACGCTCAGGGCTTCCTGGACAAGCCGGGCCGGGCGGACGAGCAGTGGCGGCCCTCAGCGGAGCTGGGCAGCGGGGagcctggggaggccaaggcctggGGCCCCGAGGCCGAGCCCGCTCTGGGTGCGCGCAGAAAGAAGAAGATGAGCCCCCCCTGCATCTCGGTGGAACCCCCTGCGGAGGATGAGGGCTCCGCGCGGCCCCCTGCAGCGGAGGGCGGCAGCACCACCCTGAGGCGCAGAACCCCGTCCTGTGAGGCCACCCCTCACAGGGACTCCCtggagcccacagagggctcaGGCACCGGAGGGGACCCTGCAGCCAAGGGGGAGCGCTGGGGCCAGGCCTCCTGCCGGGCCGAGCACCTGACCGTCCCCAGCTTTGCCTTCGAGCCACTGGACCTCGGGGGCCCCAGTGGAGACCCTTTCTTGGATGGTAGCCACAGCGTGACCCCCGAACCCAGAGCTTCCTCTTCAGGGGCCATAGTGCCCCTGGAACCCCCAGAAACAGAGCCTCTCATGCCTCTCAGTGACCCCCCAGAGAAGAGGCGGGGGCTGTACCTCACAGTCCCCCAGTGTCCTCTGGAGAAACCAGGGTCCCCCTCAGCCACCCCTGCCCCAGGGGATGGTACAGATGACCCCGTGTAG